One genomic region from Amycolatopsis sp. FBCC-B4732 encodes:
- a CDS encoding penicillin acylase family protein, with amino-acid sequence MRPFRKTLAVLTAALTITTLGTGIAEAGQESGGKAVLRYTEHGIPHIVAKDFAGLGYGYGFAAATDNVCELANIYLTVSAQRSKYLGPGGDGYPSLSEAANNLHSDLFFQRINDSGIVDRLAAQPAPQGPRPEVRQIVSGYVKGFNAFLARTGKSGISDPACRGADWVRPITEQDFYRHFYAIAITGGQGVVTESLFTAPPSGTTPAPAPGTAGQLSDQVRKALGGSGLGSNGLAIGADSTASGRGSVLLGNPHYPWQAGRRFWQSQLTIPGRFDVAGASLLGMPFVQIGHTADAAWTHTVSTPVTFGLFEVPLQAGDPTTYLVDGKPEKMTSADVTVQVRQADGSVKPVRQTFWSTRYGPVMADFQGIPLPWTAKSAYAVRDANATNLRGLNTWFELDQSRSTADVVRALSRTQGVPWVNTIATDRAGNALYADIQVVPHVTDEQAKACGTPLGQGTFEQVGLAILDGSKSSCQWGSDPGALEPGIFAPSRLPRQQSRDYELNANDSAWLANAKAPITGYPHIVGDIGTERSPRTREALLTAEKGGFTTDSTKKMLFADHSLFADLTAADLVKLCASFPGGQAPSSSGPVPVGPACTALANWDHTFTLDTRGSLLFQRFAARLGGVDRFSVPFDPKAPLTTPNTLNTANAAVQKAFGDALVDLRKAGLPPDAKLRDGQAVTRNGERIPIHGGQGFLGVLNVMTPVWDPARGNVEVAHGSSYIQVVGFGGHACPDSSTLLTYSQSANPKSPYFSDQTKLYSRGEWVKGRFCEADILRSPALRIVVLR; translated from the coding sequence ATGAGACCATTCAGGAAAACCCTGGCGGTTCTGACAGCGGCACTCACCATCACCACACTGGGGACCGGCATCGCGGAAGCGGGCCAGGAAAGCGGCGGCAAGGCCGTCCTCCGCTACACCGAACACGGCATCCCGCACATCGTCGCGAAGGACTTCGCCGGCCTGGGCTACGGGTACGGCTTCGCGGCGGCGACCGACAACGTCTGCGAGCTCGCGAACATCTACCTGACGGTGAGCGCGCAGCGGTCGAAGTACCTGGGCCCGGGCGGCGACGGCTACCCGTCGTTGTCCGAGGCGGCGAACAACCTGCACAGCGACCTGTTCTTCCAGCGGATCAACGACTCGGGGATCGTCGACAGGCTGGCCGCGCAGCCCGCGCCGCAGGGGCCGCGGCCCGAGGTCCGGCAGATCGTTTCCGGCTATGTGAAGGGCTTCAACGCCTTCCTGGCGCGCACCGGCAAATCCGGGATCTCGGACCCGGCGTGCCGCGGCGCGGACTGGGTCCGGCCCATCACCGAGCAGGACTTCTACCGGCACTTCTACGCCATCGCGATCACCGGCGGGCAGGGCGTGGTCACCGAAAGCCTGTTCACCGCACCGCCGTCCGGCACCACACCGGCGCCGGCCCCTGGCACCGCCGGGCAGCTCTCCGACCAGGTGCGGAAGGCGCTCGGCGGGAGCGGGCTGGGCAGCAACGGCCTCGCGATCGGCGCGGACTCGACCGCGTCGGGCCGGGGCAGCGTGCTGCTCGGCAACCCGCACTACCCGTGGCAGGCCGGGCGGCGGTTCTGGCAGAGCCAGCTGACCATCCCGGGCCGGTTCGACGTCGCCGGCGCGAGCCTGCTCGGCATGCCGTTCGTCCAGATCGGGCACACCGCGGACGCGGCCTGGACGCACACGGTGTCGACGCCGGTGACGTTCGGTCTCTTCGAGGTGCCGCTGCAGGCGGGCGACCCGACGACGTACCTCGTCGACGGCAAGCCGGAGAAGATGACGTCGGCCGACGTCACGGTCCAGGTGCGCCAGGCCGACGGCTCGGTGAAGCCGGTCCGGCAGACGTTCTGGTCGACGCGCTACGGGCCGGTGATGGCCGACTTCCAGGGCATCCCGCTGCCGTGGACGGCGAAGTCGGCGTACGCGGTGCGCGACGCCAACGCGACGAACCTGCGCGGGCTGAACACGTGGTTCGAGCTCGACCAGTCCCGCAGCACGGCCGACGTCGTCCGCGCGCTGAGCCGCACCCAGGGCGTCCCGTGGGTCAACACCATCGCCACCGACCGGGCCGGCAACGCGCTCTACGCCGACATCCAGGTGGTCCCGCACGTCACCGACGAGCAGGCGAAGGCGTGCGGCACCCCGTTGGGGCAGGGGACGTTCGAGCAGGTCGGACTGGCCATTTTGGACGGTTCGAAGTCGTCGTGCCAATGGGGTTCCGACCCCGGCGCGCTCGAACCGGGCATCTTCGCGCCGTCGCGGCTGCCGCGGCAGCAGAGCCGTGACTACGAGCTGAACGCCAACGACAGCGCCTGGCTCGCGAACGCGAAAGCGCCGATCACGGGGTACCCGCACATCGTCGGAGACATCGGCACCGAGCGCTCGCCGCGCACGCGGGAAGCGTTGCTCACGGCCGAAAAGGGCGGCTTCACGACCGACTCGACGAAGAAGATGCTCTTCGCCGACCACAGCCTGTTCGCCGACCTGACGGCGGCGGACCTGGTGAAGCTGTGCGCGTCCTTCCCGGGCGGGCAGGCGCCGTCGTCGTCCGGTCCGGTGCCGGTCGGTCCGGCGTGCACCGCGCTGGCGAACTGGGACCACACGTTCACCCTGGACACCCGCGGCTCGCTGCTGTTCCAGCGGTTCGCCGCCCGGCTCGGCGGCGTGGACCGGTTCTCGGTGCCGTTCGACCCGAAGGCACCGCTGACCACGCCGAACACACTCAACACGGCGAACGCCGCTGTGCAGAAGGCGTTCGGCGACGCGCTGGTGGACCTGCGCAAGGCCGGTCTCCCGCCGGACGCGAAGCTGCGGGACGGCCAGGCCGTCACCCGCAACGGCGAGCGCATCCCGATCCACGGCGGGCAAGGCTTCCTCGGCGTGCTGAACGTGATGACGCCGGTGTGGGACCCGGCGCGCGGCAACGTCGAGGTGGCGCACGGCTCGAGCTACATCCAGGTGGTCGGGTTCGGCGGGCACGCGTGCCCGGACTCGTCGACGCTGCTGACGTACTCGCAGTCGGCGAACCCGAAGTCGCCGTACTTCAGCGACCAGACGAAGCTCTACAGCCGCGGCGAGTGGGTGAAGGGACGCTTCTGCGAAGCCGACATCCTGCGCTCCCCCGCGCTGCGGATCGTCGTGCTGCGCTGA
- a CDS encoding DUF4233 domain-containing protein has protein sequence MKGFRGVMSGTLIMEGITVALALPVVNKLGGGISTGVGWTVIAVAVLLVVTCGFVKRPWAVPLILALQVVLIALVFWLPAITVLGVIFLAIWLWLLWLRKDVARRMAAGTLASQQQPQA, from the coding sequence ATGAAGGGCTTCCGCGGCGTGATGTCGGGGACCCTGATCATGGAGGGCATCACGGTCGCCCTCGCGCTCCCGGTGGTGAACAAGCTCGGCGGCGGGATCAGCACCGGCGTCGGCTGGACGGTCATCGCGGTGGCCGTGCTGCTGGTCGTGACCTGCGGGTTCGTCAAGCGCCCGTGGGCGGTGCCGCTGATCCTCGCGCTGCAGGTGGTGCTGATCGCGCTGGTGTTCTGGCTGCCCGCGATCACCGTGCTCGGCGTGATCTTCCTGGCGATCTGGCTGTGGCTGCTGTGGCTGCGCAAGGACGTCGCCCGCCGGATGGCGGCCGGCACCCTGGCGAGCCAGCAGCAGCCCCAGGCCTGA
- a CDS encoding TetR family transcriptional regulator has protein sequence MPRSGEEARRRLQQAALELYRERGFDQTTTAEIAARAGVTERTFFRHFPDKREVLFDGEATLRAELVASVAEAPDGLPPLEVLIRAFRKSGRILESNRPFAEPRLAVIAATPALRERDLAKAAAMSDALAAALRARGVADRPAALAAYIGWITFHHAAAAWIGESARGLDEHLDEAFADLRALAAEADG, from the coding sequence GTGCCACGCAGCGGAGAAGAAGCGCGCCGCCGCCTTCAGCAGGCGGCGCTGGAGCTGTACCGGGAACGCGGGTTCGACCAGACCACGACGGCCGAGATCGCGGCCCGGGCCGGCGTCACCGAGCGCACGTTCTTCCGGCACTTCCCGGACAAGCGCGAAGTGCTCTTCGACGGCGAAGCCACGCTGCGGGCCGAACTCGTCGCGTCGGTCGCCGAGGCGCCCGACGGGCTGCCGCCCCTCGAAGTCCTGATCCGCGCCTTCCGGAAGTCCGGGCGGATCCTGGAGAGCAACCGGCCGTTCGCCGAACCGCGGCTCGCGGTCATCGCGGCGACCCCGGCGTTGCGGGAGCGCGACCTGGCCAAGGCCGCGGCGATGAGCGACGCACTGGCGGCGGCGCTGCGGGCCCGGGGAGTCGCCGACCGGCCGGCCGCGCTCGCCGCGTACATCGGCTGGATCACCTTCCACCACGCGGCCGCAGCGTGGATCGGGGAATCCGCGCGCGGTCTCGACGAGCACCTCGACGAGGCCTTCGCCGATCTGCGCGCGTTGGCGGCGGAGGCGGACGGCTGA
- a CDS encoding SDR family oxidoreductase: protein MHVFVTGGSGLTGPAVVTELIAAGHTVTGLARSDAAAARLESLGATPHQGSLEDLDSLRAGAEAADAVLHMAFGGDFSDLADMTRRDRTAIEALGAVLVGSGKPFVSTSGTLVMPAGRESTERDEPDAAGLAAFRIAGERACLDFAAQGVRASVVRLAPTVHGPGDHGFIAWLVDTARKSGQSAYVGDGTNRWPAVHRLDAAVVFRLALEGAPAGSVLHATAENVPFRSIAETVGRGLDVPVVSLSPDEAAGHFVSPFIARAYGLDAPVSSTLTRELLGWSPRHASLLDDVANGDYL from the coding sequence ATGCACGTCTTCGTCACCGGCGGTTCCGGCCTCACCGGACCCGCCGTCGTCACCGAGCTGATCGCCGCCGGCCACACCGTCACCGGCCTCGCGCGCTCGGACGCTGCCGCCGCCCGGCTCGAGTCGCTGGGCGCCACCCCGCACCAGGGCTCGCTGGAGGACCTCGACAGCCTGCGCGCCGGCGCCGAAGCCGCCGACGCCGTGCTGCACATGGCCTTCGGCGGCGACTTCAGCGATCTGGCCGACATGACCCGCCGCGACCGGACCGCGATCGAGGCGCTCGGTGCGGTCCTGGTGGGTTCGGGCAAGCCGTTCGTGAGCACGTCCGGCACGCTGGTCATGCCCGCCGGGCGGGAGAGCACCGAGCGGGACGAGCCCGACGCGGCCGGGCTCGCCGCCTTCCGGATCGCGGGCGAGCGGGCCTGCCTGGACTTCGCCGCGCAGGGCGTGCGGGCGAGCGTGGTCCGGCTCGCGCCGACCGTCCACGGTCCCGGTGACCACGGGTTCATCGCCTGGCTCGTGGACACCGCGCGCAAGAGCGGGCAGTCGGCCTACGTCGGCGACGGCACCAACCGGTGGCCCGCGGTGCACCGGCTCGACGCGGCGGTCGTCTTCCGGCTGGCCCTGGAAGGCGCTCCGGCGGGCAGCGTGCTGCACGCGACCGCCGAGAACGTGCCGTTCCGGAGCATCGCGGAGACGGTCGGGCGCGGGCTGGACGTGCCCGTGGTCTCGCTGAGCCCGGACGAGGCCGCCGGGCACTTCGTCAGCCCGTTCATCGCCCGGGCCTACGGGCTCGACGCGCCCGTCTCCAGCACGCTCACGCGGGAGCTGCTCGGCTGGTCACCCCGCCACGCGTCGCTGCTCGACGACGTCGCGAACGGCGACTACCTGTAG